Proteins encoded in a region of the Pseudomonas syringae KCTC 12500 genome:
- the pilB gene encoding type IV-A pilus assembly ATPase PilB, with protein MTDAVLTGLAKQLVLAELLTEPVAQQAYQQARRDKISLVSYLVQHKLVKSLTLAELASDQFGVPFMDLASLDKESQPKGLVSEKLVRQHHALPLWRRGNKLFIAISDPTNHQAVTDIQFSTGLNTEAILVEDDKLTVAIDRFFDSDSGLGNLEDVDLGLDIEPADGKETTLATQNDADDAPVVRFVNKMLMDAIRLGSSDLHFEPYEKIFRVRLRTDGILHEVARPPIHLANRIAARLKVMASLDISERRKPQDGRVKLRVSKTKAIDFRMNTLPTLWGEKIVMRILDPTSAQMGIDALGYEPEQKALYLEALKQPQGMILVTGPTGSGKTVSLYTGLNILNTVDINISTAEDPVEINLEGINQVNVNPRQGLDFSQALRAFLRQDPDVIMVGEIRDLETAEIAIKASQTGHMVLSTLHTNSAAETLTRLHHMGVAAFNIATAINLIIAQRLARKLCSHCKKELDIPRETLIKEGFPEAKIGTFKIYGPMGCEHCNGGYRGRVGIYEVVKKTAELERIIMEEGNSLEISRQMRKDGFNDLRTSGLSKAMQGITSLEEVNRVTKD; from the coding sequence ATGACTGATGCTGTCCTCACTGGCTTGGCCAAACAATTGGTCCTAGCCGAGCTACTTACTGAACCTGTTGCGCAGCAAGCGTACCAGCAGGCGCGCCGCGACAAGATTTCGTTGGTGAGCTATCTAGTTCAGCACAAACTGGTCAAAAGCCTGACGCTGGCAGAATTGGCCTCCGATCAGTTCGGCGTGCCGTTCATGGACCTCGCCAGCTTGGACAAGGAAAGCCAGCCTAAGGGGCTGGTCAGTGAAAAGCTGGTTAGACAGCATCATGCGCTGCCGCTTTGGCGACGCGGCAATAAGCTTTTCATTGCAATCTCGGACCCGACTAATCATCAGGCAGTGACAGATATTCAGTTCAGCACAGGTCTGAACACCGAAGCGATTCTGGTTGAAGATGACAAGCTGACTGTTGCGATAGACCGGTTTTTTGACAGCGATAGCGGTCTGGGCAATCTGGAGGATGTCGATCTGGGCCTGGATATCGAACCGGCGGATGGCAAGGAAACCACTCTAGCTACACAGAATGACGCTGACGATGCCCCGGTGGTGCGCTTCGTCAACAAGATGCTTATGGATGCCATCCGACTAGGATCATCCGACTTGCACTTCGAGCCCTATGAAAAGATCTTCCGCGTACGTTTGCGTACCGATGGCATCCTGCACGAAGTCGCCAGACCGCCGATCCATTTGGCAAACCGTATTGCTGCGCGTCTGAAGGTCATGGCCAGCCTCGATATTTCGGAACGACGCAAACCGCAGGACGGAAGGGTCAAGTTGCGGGTGTCCAAAACAAAGGCCATCGATTTTCGCATGAATACCTTGCCCACACTGTGGGGCGAAAAGATCGTGATGCGGATCCTCGACCCGACCAGCGCTCAGATGGGTATCGATGCGCTGGGCTATGAGCCAGAACAAAAGGCTTTGTATCTGGAGGCGTTGAAACAGCCGCAAGGCATGATTCTTGTGACCGGCCCCACGGGTTCCGGCAAGACAGTTTCGCTGTATACGGGCCTGAATATTCTCAATACCGTGGACATCAACATATCCACAGCCGAAGACCCGGTAGAGATCAACCTGGAAGGTATCAATCAGGTCAACGTCAACCCGCGCCAAGGGTTGGACTTTTCTCAGGCACTGCGCGCCTTCCTGCGTCAAGATCCCGACGTAATCATGGTCGGCGAGATTCGCGACCTGGAAACCGCCGAAATCGCTATTAAGGCGTCGCAAACCGGCCACATGGTGCTCTCAACTCTGCACACCAACAGCGCAGCAGAAACATTGACTCGACTGCATCATATGGGCGTTGCAGCGTTCAACATTGCCACCGCAATAAACCTGATTATTGCGCAGCGACTGGCGCGCAAGCTGTGTAGCCATTGCAAGAAAGAACTCGATATTCCTCGCGAGACGTTGATTAAAGAAGGCTTTCCAGAGGCGAAGATCGGTACGTTCAAGATCTATGGGCCGATGGGCTGCGAGCATTGCAATGGTGGTTATAGAGGCCGAGTCGGCATTTATGAGGTGGTCAAGAAAACAGCGGAGCTGGAGCGCATTATCATGGAAGAAGGTAACTCACTTGAGATTTCCAGGCAGATGCGCAAGGACGGCTTCAATGACCTGCGAACCTCGGGCCTGTCAAAAGCCATGCAGGGCATCACCAGCCTTGAAGAAGTCAACCGCGTGACCAAGGATTAA
- a CDS encoding pilin, translating to MKAQKGFTLIELMIVVAIIGILAAVAIPSYNTYTLKAKVSEASAISAPAQQALALAFNDGSLSAATTNASLGLPAAASITSKYVTSVTAVGTSATAGTVTVVMQGTGSADVDTKNVVYTMTCVASAQCTWTVGGTVTAAYLPKT from the coding sequence ATGAAAGCACAAAAAGGTTTTACGTTAATCGAACTCATGATCGTAGTTGCGATCATCGGTATCCTGGCTGCCGTCGCAATCCCTTCATATAATACTTACACACTAAAGGCTAAGGTTTCTGAGGCCTCTGCAATTTCTGCTCCGGCGCAGCAAGCACTTGCGCTGGCTTTCAATGACGGTAGTCTATCGGCTGCAACAACAAATGCATCTTTAGGTTTGCCGGCTGCTGCTAGCATAACTAGTAAGTATGTTACTTCTGTCACTGCTGTTGGCACCTCGGCAACCGCAGGTACTGTTACAGTTGTAATGCAAGGTACCGGTAGCGCTGATGTAGATACAAAAAACGTTGTATATACAATGACATGTGTTGCGAGTGCTCAGTGCACATGGACTGTTGGTGGGACGGTTACAGCCGCTTATCTTCCTAAAACCTAA
- a CDS encoding DUF1523 family protein, whose amino-acid sequence MKWLRRSIWLVVFVALGIGALSLYYVLPRHDVVMITGVEVKRMDADGVINAENPADGPTRDVYFINTEDPDSKKVVVYRNEDTGWSFPWYFKFDSADIQAKAQGYSRDSQQLALIRYYGWRITILSMFPNVTEVEAVTSRDQPFPVFNTIFFVVVGLLVVMVVVGVRRRFKGRARVDGVVR is encoded by the coding sequence ATGAAGTGGCTGAGAAGGTCGATTTGGCTTGTGGTATTCGTTGCACTGGGGATCGGCGCATTAAGCCTCTACTACGTCCTGCCGCGCCATGATGTCGTGATGATCACCGGCGTGGAAGTCAAAAGAATGGACGCCGACGGCGTCATCAACGCCGAAAACCCGGCAGACGGCCCGACCCGCGACGTGTACTTCATCAACACCGAAGACCCGGACAGCAAGAAAGTCGTGGTCTACCGCAACGAAGACACCGGCTGGAGCTTCCCGTGGTACTTCAAATTCGACTCCGCCGACATCCAGGCCAAAGCCCAAGGCTACTCGCGTGATTCCCAGCAACTGGCTTTGATCCGTTACTACGGTTGGCGGATAACCATCCTGTCGATGTTTCCCAACGTGACCGAAGTTGAAGCGGTGACGAGTCGTGATCAGCCGTTTCCGGTTTTTAACACGATCTTTTTTGTGGTGGTGGGGTTGTTGGTGGTGATGGTTGTGGTTGGGGTTAGGAGGAGGTTTAAGGGGCGGGCGCGGGTTGATGGGGTGGTGAGGTAG
- a CDS encoding ATP-grasp domain-containing protein, which translates to MIWFLEGQSSQREVIMGARDALPASVQIIASHRQQRSEITGQADVALQEPVDNDERIDWVLHTARSLGVKIIVAGRIGSFYEAQRARFVAEGLDLVTGGTSLQTFMDVDDKSRFTAAAEAAGLACIPGIAVSNAEELQAAYDALAVSGEVCIKPVVGIYGRGFWRFKTDVDDFRCFANPDARETTFQAYLNAYRQADDVPAMLLMPYMPGSECSVDMVCEHGKAVAVVGRRKVGLNQTFERDSEAVQLAVRAAEHFACDGLINVQTRDDADGKPRLLEINPRYSGGIGYTRETGINLPGIFAARRLGLKEPETHWLEDIRVKAITVAVRASV; encoded by the coding sequence ATGATTTGGTTCCTTGAAGGGCAATCCAGCCAGCGTGAAGTGATCATGGGGGCGCGCGATGCGCTACCTGCGTCGGTGCAGATCATCGCTTCGCATCGCCAGCAGCGCTCCGAAATCACCGGGCAGGCCGATGTGGCGCTGCAAGAGCCGGTCGATAACGACGAGCGTATCGACTGGGTGCTGCACACCGCTCGCTCGCTGGGCGTCAAGATTATTGTCGCCGGCCGGATAGGCAGCTTTTACGAAGCGCAGCGTGCGCGTTTTGTCGCTGAAGGGTTGGACCTCGTCACCGGCGGAACGTCCCTGCAGACCTTCATGGATGTCGATGACAAGAGTCGTTTCACGGCAGCGGCCGAGGCGGCGGGGCTGGCATGTATTCCGGGGATTGCCGTCAGCAATGCCGAGGAGTTGCAGGCGGCTTACGATGCGTTGGCGGTGTCTGGCGAGGTGTGCATCAAGCCGGTGGTCGGGATTTACGGGCGCGGCTTTTGGCGCTTCAAGACCGACGTTGACGATTTTCGTTGTTTCGCCAACCCCGATGCGCGTGAAACGACCTTTCAGGCGTACCTTAATGCTTATCGTCAGGCTGATGACGTGCCGGCCATGCTGCTCATGCCGTATATGCCGGGCAGTGAGTGTTCGGTGGACATGGTCTGCGAGCACGGCAAGGCGGTTGCCGTCGTCGGGCGGCGCAAGGTGGGGCTCAATCAGACCTTCGAGCGTGACAGCGAAGCTGTACAGCTCGCGGTACGTGCGGCGGAGCATTTTGCCTGCGACGGGCTGATCAATGTGCAGACCCGCGACGACGCGGATGGCAAGCCGCGCTTGCTGGAGATCAACCCGCGTTATTCAGGCGGCATTGGCTACACCCGTGAAACCGGCATCAACCTGCCGGGTATTTTCGCGGCAAGGCGTCTCGGCTTGAAAGAACCGGAAACACATTGGCTCGAAGATATCCGCGTCAAGGCCATCACGGTCGCTGTACGGGCCTCGGTTTGA
- a CDS encoding trypsin-like peptidase domain-containing protein — MKLLAPGANTALANAHCTWNLESGKSSVFGEYAAVALLAVNDKRQPMGDPALLQQEQGWMEWSGGPQDVGCTLRLDRLPTGSDRVLLMVYVYAAMGPIRDIASLHLKVDGDIEHRLDLRDNGEAAIIIGEFYKRNEQWKFRALSEGSAYGLSAFGRKIGLDVDDRHPRRPSAGSGGGPRHESATGTAFVVGPAHVMTCAHVIEDMGVFYITSLEGRYKAEPVVIDRRNDIALLRVQGAPLLSPVTFRDGQGCEPGDTVAVLGYPLASISGGGLQVTQGGISGLFGLHNDASLFQFTAPIQPGSSGSPLFDNGGAVIGMVTSTVPDGQNMNFAVKSALLLAFLQACRIDAAHARPERSYTTTEISRTAQSSLWLVEASRQ; from the coding sequence ATGAAGCTTCTTGCGCCAGGTGCAAACACTGCTTTAGCTAACGCCCACTGCACCTGGAACCTGGAGAGCGGTAAGTCTTCGGTTTTTGGTGAGTACGCAGCGGTCGCCTTGCTGGCGGTCAACGACAAGCGCCAGCCGATGGGCGATCCAGCGCTGCTGCAACAGGAACAAGGCTGGATGGAGTGGAGCGGCGGCCCTCAGGATGTTGGCTGCACGTTAAGGCTGGACAGGCTCCCGACGGGCAGTGATCGCGTGCTGCTGATGGTCTACGTCTACGCAGCCATGGGGCCGATCCGCGATATTGCCAGCCTGCACCTCAAAGTGGATGGTGATATCGAGCACCGCCTGGACCTGCGCGATAACGGCGAAGCGGCGATCATCATCGGCGAGTTCTACAAACGCAATGAGCAATGGAAATTCCGCGCGCTGAGCGAAGGCTCGGCGTATGGACTGTCGGCGTTCGGGCGCAAGATCGGTCTGGACGTGGACGACCGTCATCCGCGCCGCCCGTCTGCGGGGTCGGGTGGCGGGCCACGGCATGAGTCGGCGACCGGCACGGCGTTCGTGGTCGGCCCGGCGCACGTCATGACCTGTGCGCATGTCATCGAAGACATGGGCGTGTTCTACATCACTTCACTGGAGGGCCGTTACAAGGCCGAGCCAGTGGTCATCGACCGTCGCAACGACATCGCGCTGCTGCGCGTGCAGGGCGCACCGCTGTTGTCTCCGGTTACATTCCGGGACGGGCAGGGCTGTGAGCCGGGTGATACCGTAGCGGTTTTGGGCTATCCACTGGCGTCCATTTCAGGTGGCGGGTTGCAGGTGACTCAGGGCGGGATCTCCGGTCTGTTCGGCCTGCACAACGATGCCAGCCTGTTTCAGTTCACGGCACCGATACAGCCGGGGTCCAGTGGCAGCCCGTTATTCGACAACGGGGGCGCGGTGATTGGCATGGTGACCTCAACCGTACCGGACGGGCAAAACATGAACTTCGCCGTGAAGTCCGCACTGTTGCTGGCCTTTCTGCAGGCGTGCCGCATCGACGCTGCGCATGCCCGCCCGGAAAGGTCGTACACCACCACAGAAATCTCACGCACCGCTCAGTCGTCGTTATGGCTCGTTGAAGCCTCTCGCCAATGA